The genomic segment CCGGCGCCGTGGTGCGTCCGCCCTCATAGCCCACGGCTTCTCCGTCGGACTGCCAGTGCACGAGGAACCGCTCGCCCGCGCGCCAGGCGGCCAGGCCCGCCCTGCAGTACGCCACCATGTCGTGCGGCAGCGCGGACAGGGGATGCCAGACGAGCTCGGCGCACTTGTCCGGCTCGGCGTTCACCGGTTCGCCGCCCGCGCCGTGCTCCGCCGAGAAGAACCAGCCGGTGCGCGGCGCCCCGCCGGGGCCGCGGTGCTGGACGACCGCCTCCATGCGCAGGTCGGCGGGGTCGAGGTCGAGCCCGATCTCCTCGCGCGCCTCCCGGATCATGGCCGCGCGGACGTCCTCGCCGTCCTCCACATGGCCGGAGGGCAGGTGCAGGAGGCCGTCCCCGTACCCCGTACCGGCGCGGCGGGCGAGCAGCACGTCGGCGCCGCGGCGCAGGATCAGGTGGACGTCGACGACCTCGGTGTGCCGGGCCGGGGCGTCCGGCACCACGCCCACCAGCGCGTACCGCTCGTCGTCGACGCGTCTGCCCCACAGCCGGGCGTCCCCCGAGAGCCGCTCGGAGTGGATCCGGGCGACGAGCGGGGTGAGGGCTTCGACCAGGCGGGACAGGGGAAGCCCGGACGGGCTCACGGTCCCCCACACGCCCTCGACGAGGATCAGTCGCCCGCCGGGCCGCAGCAGGCCGCGCCAGTGCCGCAGGGTCGCCTCGGGGTCCGGGAAGGTCCACAGGACGTGGCGGGCCAGCACGACGTCGAACCGCCGTCCCTGGACGGGCGGCCGGTCCGCGTCGCCGACCAGCACCTCGGCGTCCCGGCCCGCCAGCTTCTCGCGGGCGAGGTCCACCATGTCCGGCGACAGGTCGACGCCCGTGATCCGGTGCCCCTCCTCGGCGGCGAGCAGGGCGAGGCTGCCGGTGCCGCAGCCCAGGTCGAGGACGTCGCCGGGGGTGTCCGGCAGCCAGTCCCGCAGCCGGTCCGCCCAGGCCGCGCGCACCGTGTCGTCGCGCAGACCGTGGTCCGGTTCGTCGTCGAAGGTGGCCGCCGCGGCATCCCAATCGATGGGCCCCGGCACCTCGTTGCTCGTCATGCCCCGATGGTCGCAGCTGCCACTGACATTCGGCCCTCGATCAGAAAGCGGGCGCCAAGAGGTCTACGACAGGCCTTGGATGGACATCGGTAAGTCAGGAAGCAGAAGGCAGGGAGGCCGCGATGCGCCGAGTGACCACGCACAAACCCGCCGCCAAGACCGTCAGCCGTCAGGTGCGGGAGCGTCAGGAGGCGGAGTCCCGGCCGCAGGAGAGGCCCGAGGTCCGCAAGGACGTCCAGCGGACGTGGTGGCCGGACGGCTGAGATGCCGCGGGTGCCGCCCGGTCGTCGCGGCCGCGCCGGTCAGCGGTCCCGGAGGCGCTTGCGGTAGTGGACGCGGTCGTACGGGCCGTCCACGCGTCGCTCGACGACCTCGTACCCGTACCGTTCGTAGATCTTCTGGTTCTCCCACATGAGCGCGTTGGTGTAGAGCCGGATCTCGGGAAGGCCCAGCTCGCGCGCGTGGGCTTCGACGAAGGAGAGCAGACGGCGGCCCACCCCCTGCCCCGCGGCATCGGGGTGGACCGCGATCGATTCCAGGAGGAGGCGTCCTTCGTAGGGGCGCGGGACGAGCACCAGGAGCCCCACCACGGGGTCCCCGGTGACGTACACGAAACCCGCCGCCACATCGGCCGCGTGGTCGGCCTCCATCGGGCGGGGGACGAGCCCGATGCGTTCGATGTAGTGGTGGTAGGCCGCGTCGGTGACCGCCCGCACGGCGGGCACGTCGGCGGCGGTGGCGAGGCGGATGTCCGTGGGGCCCTCGGTGGTGGTCATGCCTCTACGTCTACGGCACGGCGTCGCGCCCGCACCACCGCCTTCTTCAACAAGGGCCAGGCCACGATCAGGACGATGAGGCCATAGACCGTGACGGAGAACGGCGTGAGGAGGCCGCCGGCGTCTCCGTCGCTGATCTGCAGGGCGCGGCGCAGCTGTTGCTCGGCGTTCGGGCCGAGGATGACGCCGATGACGGCGGGCAGCACCGGCAGTCCGTAGCGCCGCATGCCGAAGCCGATGAGGCCGATGACGAGGAGGACGACGAGGTCGAGCGCCTCGCCGCCGACCGCGTAGGCGCCGACGGCCGCGAAGAAGAGGATGCCCGCGTAGAGGTAGGGGCGCGGGATGCGCAGGAGCTTCGCCCAGACCGGGGCGAGCGGCAGGTTGAGGGCCAGCAGGAGCATCATGCCGACGAACAGGGAGGCGATGAGGCCCCAGACGAGGTCCGCCTCGCGTTCGAAGAGGAGCGGGCCCGGCTGGATGCCGTACTGCTGGAACGCGGCGAGCATCACGGCGGCGACGGCGGTCGTGGGCAGGCCGAGCGTGAGCATGGAGACGAGGGTGCCCGCCGCCGACGCGGAGGCCGCCGACTCCGGGCCCGCGACGCCCTCGATGGCGCCCTTGCCCCACTCGTCCTTGTGCTTCGACAGCCGCTTCTCCGTCACGTACGACAGGAACGTCGGGATCTCCGCGCCGCCCGCCGGGATCGCGCCGAACGGGAAGCCGATGAGGGGGCCGCGCAGCCAGGACTTCCAGGTGCGCTTCACGTCGTCCCCGCCGAGCCAGGGGCGCCCGACGGGGATCGCCTGTCCGCTGGTGCGGCGCAGGTGGGCGGCGACCCACAGGGCCTCACCGATGGCGAAGAGGCCCACCGCGACGATGACGACGTCGATGCCGTCGGCGAGTTGGAGCGAGCCGAAGGTGAGCCGCTGCTGGCCCGTCATCTGGTCGAGGCCGACCAGGCCGATGGTCAGGCCGATGAGGAGCGAGGCGAGGCCGCGGATGCGGGACGAGCCCAGCACGGAGGTGACGGCGATGAACGCGAGCACCATGATGGCGAAGTAGTCGGGCGCGCCGATGTCGACGGCGAGGTCGGCGACGGTGGGGGCGAGCGCGACCAGGAGCAGCGTGCCGATCATGCCGCCGGCGAAGTGCCCGATGGCGGCGGCCGCGAGGGCCTGCGCCCCACGCCCCGCCTTGGCCATCGGGTGGCCTTCCATGGCGGCGACGACGGCGGCGCTCTCGCCGGGCGTATTGAGCAGGATGGAGGTCGTCGAGCCGCCGAACATCGCGCCGTAGTAGATGCCGGCGAACATGATGAAGGCGCCGGTCGGTTCGAGTCCGTACGTCACGGGGAGCAGCAGGGCGACGGCCATGGCGGGCCCGATGCCGGGAAGCACGCCGATCGCGGTGCCGAGGAGCACGCCGACGGCGGCCCACAGGAGGTTGATGGGGGTCAGGGCCGTGCCGAAGCCGTCCATGAGGGAGGTGAAGGCGTCCATGTCACAGCACTCCCATCAGGGGGCCGCCCGGCAGGGGCACGCCGAGCAGGTTGTTGAAGACTTCGTACGTGACGACGGACAGCCCGGCGGCGATGAGCGGGTCGCGGTCGAGGTGGCGGCTGCCGAGGGCGTAGGCCGCGCCCCAGAAGAGCAGCGCCCCGGCGATGGGGAAGCCGGCCGGTTCGATGAGGACGGCGGCGGCGAGGAAGACACCGGCGAGCAGCAGTACGGTGCGCCAGTCGGCGGGTTCGGACAGGTCGACGTCCTCGCCGCCCTCGGCCTCGCCGCGCCCGCCGCGCAGCACGTCGACGGCGAGCAGCAGCGCGACGACGAGCAGCCCGGCCCCGACCACGATCGGCACGGTCTTCGGGCCGATGGG from the Streptomyces venezuelae genome contains:
- a CDS encoding GNAT family N-acetyltransferase; the encoded protein is MTTTEGPTDIRLATAADVPAVRAVTDAAYHHYIERIGLVPRPMEADHAADVAAGFVYVTGDPVVGLLVLVPRPYEGRLLLESIAVHPDAAGQGVGRRLLSFVEAHARELGLPEIRLYTNALMWENQKIYERYGYEVVERRVDGPYDRVHYRKRLRDR
- a CDS encoding tripartite tricarboxylate transporter permease, translating into MDAFTSLMDGFGTALTPINLLWAAVGVLLGTAIGVLPGIGPAMAVALLLPVTYGLEPTGAFIMFAGIYYGAMFGGSTTSILLNTPGESAAVVAAMEGHPMAKAGRGAQALAAAAIGHFAGGMIGTLLLVALAPTVADLAVDIGAPDYFAIMVLAFIAVTSVLGSSRIRGLASLLIGLTIGLVGLDQMTGQQRLTFGSLQLADGIDVVIVAVGLFAIGEALWVAAHLRRTSGQAIPVGRPWLGGDDVKRTWKSWLRGPLIGFPFGAIPAGGAEIPTFLSYVTEKRLSKHKDEWGKGAIEGVAGPESAASASAAGTLVSMLTLGLPTTAVAAVMLAAFQQYGIQPGPLLFEREADLVWGLIASLFVGMMLLLALNLPLAPVWAKLLRIPRPYLYAGILFFAAVGAYAVGGEALDLVVLLVIGLIGFGMRRYGLPVLPAVIGVILGPNAEQQLRRALQISDGDAGGLLTPFSVTVYGLIVLIVAWPLLKKAVVRARRRAVDVEA
- a CDS encoding tripartite tricarboxylate transporter TctB family protein, with amino-acid sequence MTTTEVPDRPDSPDAPRGRRAWLREHSELGVCVLLLALGTLVLTDALTMDVEIAQRGPIGPKTVPIVVGAGLLVVALLLAVDVLRGGRGEAEGGEDVDLSEPADWRTVLLLAGVFLAAAVLIEPAGFPIAGALLFWGAAYALGSRHLDRDPLIAAGLSVVTYEVFNNLLGVPLPGGPLMGVL